In Mycoplasmopsis maculosa, one genomic interval encodes:
- a CDS encoding DegV family protein, with amino-acid sequence MSKIGFIFDSFVCSSEKELNEQGFGYLPFRSDIDGITYEDGIDVDQNELLNLIAKGNSLKSSLPRYDRMTNLFEKMSAEYDYVIYLPISDSLSSTYKTALNLSKDYSNIVVYNNEWGGDQLIDVANYAKKVYEETKNLNKVIKVLDYIKERSLIYVLPTDLKYVINGGRVSAVKKFALKTLNFLKMHPIIKFYESSATTGGIAKSIKSGVSQIIDKLLKFATQYKYGDSPEKYNIHWLSGISNNVNETVKDVAKEMNISFKTIKPISSSVAIHTGPEAFSVSIMPNLDEIDIKL; translated from the coding sequence ATGAGTAAAATAGGATTTATCTTTGACTCTTTTGTTTGTTCGTCAGAAAAAGAACTTAATGAACAAGGATTTGGTTATTTGCCCTTTAGAAGTGATATTGACGGCATTACTTATGAAGATGGTATAGATGTTGATCAAAATGAATTATTAAATTTAATAGCTAAAGGAAATTCATTAAAATCTTCTTTGCCAAGATATGATAGGATGACAAATTTGTTTGAAAAAATGAGTGCTGAGTATGATTATGTTATTTATTTACCTATAAGTGATTCTCTAAGTTCGACTTATAAAACAGCCTTAAATTTATCAAAAGATTATTCAAATATAGTTGTATACAACAATGAATGAGGCGGTGATCAACTAATTGATGTTGCTAATTATGCAAAAAAAGTATATGAAGAAACAAAAAATTTAAATAAAGTCATTAAAGTGTTGGATTATATAAAAGAAAGATCATTAATTTATGTTTTACCAACAGACTTAAAGTATGTTATTAATGGTGGTAGAGTTTCAGCTGTTAAAAAATTTGCATTAAAAACACTTAATTTTTTAAAAATGCACCCTATTATTAAATTTTATGAGTCTTCTGCAACAACTGGCGGAATAGCTAAATCAATTAAAAGTGGTGTTTCGCAAATTATTGATAAACTATTAAAATTTGCTACACAATATAAATATGGAGATTCTCCTGAAAAATATAATATTCATTGATTGAGTGGGATTTCAAATAATGTTAATGAAACAGTTAAAGATGTTGCAAAAGAAATGAATATTTCATTTAAAACAATAAAACCTATTTCTTCAAGTGTTGCTATTCATACAGGTCCTGAAGCTTTTTCAGTAAGTATAATGCCAAATTTAGATGAAATTGATATAAAATTATAA
- a CDS encoding 2-hydroxyacid dehydrogenase — protein MKIAFFDAKSYDKKYFDLVNKGEHEIVYFEENLNINNVNLAEGFDAVCCFVNTFGDKYILELLSQLGVKVWLQRSMGYNKVDLFAAKELGINVFRVPNYSAESVSEFAVTLLMTLNRNVNKAIERVKQYNFNLDGLDGKSIIGSTVGVIGAGKIGQGFIRALKGMGARVLVYDAYSEQNLPNLAIELGFEYAPFTKILRESDFISLHAPSLPSTKYIIDKDAVNLMKKDVVIVNTARGDLVDIKAILYGLENNIIRGFGADVLDREEGRFYEDISKNAFEYKQQDPEWQKLIEDNRVIITSHQAFLTDVALGQIAKITLSNASNAENGNFEGALTLLDDGRVLNG, from the coding sequence ATGAAAATAGCTTTTTTTGATGCTAAGTCTTACGATAAAAAATATTTTGATTTAGTGAACAAAGGTGAACATGAAATAGTTTATTTTGAAGAAAATTTAAATATAAATAATGTTAATTTAGCCGAGGGATTTGATGCTGTTTGCTGTTTTGTAAATACATTCGGTGACAAATATATATTAGAACTTTTAAGTCAATTAGGCGTTAAAGTTTGATTACAAAGATCAATGGGATACAACAAAGTGGATTTATTTGCTGCCAAAGAATTAGGAATAAATGTTTTTAGAGTACCTAATTATTCAGCTGAAAGTGTAAGTGAATTTGCAGTTACTTTATTAATGACTTTAAATAGAAATGTTAATAAAGCTATTGAACGTGTTAAGCAATATAATTTCAATTTAGATGGATTAGATGGAAAATCAATTATTGGATCAACGGTTGGTGTTATTGGTGCAGGTAAAATTGGTCAAGGTTTTATTAGAGCTTTAAAAGGGATGGGTGCAAGAGTTTTAGTTTATGATGCATATTCAGAACAAAATTTACCCAATTTAGCTATAGAATTAGGTTTTGAATACGCTCCTTTTACTAAAATATTAAGAGAAAGTGATTTTATATCACTTCATGCACCATCTTTACCTTCGACAAAATATATAATTGACAAAGATGCAGTTAATTTAATGAAAAAAGATGTTGTTATAGTTAATACAGCAAGAGGAGATCTTGTTGACATAAAAGCCATTTTATATGGTTTAGAAAACAATATTATTAGAGGTTTTGGAGCTGATGTATTAGATAGAGAAGAAGGAAGATTTTATGAAGATATTTCAAAAAATGCTTTCGAATATAAACAACAAGATCCAGAATGACAAAAACTTATTGAAGATAATCGTGTAATAATAACTAGCCATCAAGCATTTTTAACAGATGTTGCTTTAGGTCAAATTGCAAAAATTACTCTCTCTAATGCTTCTAATGCAGAAAATGGAAATTTTGAAGGAGCATTAACCTTATTAGATGATGGAAGGGTACTTAATGGGTAA
- a CDS encoding DUF262 domain-containing protein, giving the protein MSYSIELWEEKINELGFTDWNIGTNIYTYLKNSVLVWLDKIEENDYILINYKENENKSIIHKIYFKNKEEIVFYDSRNDFISSAASKQLLDVLKSFSIIIEDEEKMHINKELIELKNKKFETNTTILKEFITKNFYNLIEKNVLSKIKELKNNNQIENKENTKTKLWWNLIRSYCSSINDDDKLIGIFTFLKKFDNKINSFYNDFFETFLFDKNNSKSIYIKNIIDNNINKFLEETKSITELEDTNWEEKYKIDFNSIKNKLEYTDKIKEKNNDLDIEINKGSLPFLITKTKIYDFFTSRQLSYKMPLFQRTYSWDSNMIKGLFESLLNDFLNNNERKNYSLLNNIILGQNNINQIIIDGQQRITSLILIILSLKKLAMKMDENDNSGVQDYLNPLIAKIGDMIRSFTQSDENYKAINDIVNNQLIEEAGKKENIKFKNTRFFKNWKEIIRLVDKKIKYISFLKDFLKYLLENTYFIVTYMPNLDDKKAINIFSNLNKYSKKLGVLDLFRNKINEIFGIESEEYIKTYNETINLYFRNSISDSSKDENISLILNFLNNLLTINQYQIKIEEIDENYSDNISNAFEKIEEIIKIYNNNEFKFAKKYESFVGDLITYLWENIIEFEYCTYGSITEIIKIIKDKKIYNKTFSAIEQIANNFYEKIKKYSYVNFQIYHISNGGAKTVFIPLIWTLAKEFEIFDFSKKELNENKVKEFSKYLAEIEKFSALWKIKFSGQSLTLQIRKICLKLKNDDGNLISPEQLYLELEKTIKELTIMSNAQKINELYKDLQNKLNAQIDESNYKNKKDTINLLYKIVLAKVSYGILLRNHETPQYFTKFKSKEEKNNNTINYIDYTYEHSLPKKLKPEDKKRLDLIGVKEHEIENIVKQIGNGCLLSDSDNKSLKNNFRKNYNYLNINNYSVAGGKTNFNKINFDQTLLSNDELIWSNEQIELPKIISVEDNKYENFKSFSNYILNRSKEIIKAYISILFYDLKK; this is encoded by the coding sequence ATGAGTTATTCAATAGAATTATGAGAAGAAAAAATTAATGAATTAGGCTTTACAGATTGAAATATTGGTACAAATATTTATACATATTTAAAAAATTCTGTTTTAGTTTGATTAGATAAAATAGAAGAAAATGATTATATTCTAATAAATTATAAAGAAAATGAAAATAAATCAATAATACATAAAATTTACTTTAAAAACAAAGAAGAAATAGTTTTTTACGATTCAAGAAATGATTTTATATCTAGCGCAGCAAGTAAACAACTACTAGATGTACTAAAATCTTTTTCAATAATAATAGAAGATGAAGAAAAAATGCATATTAACAAAGAATTAATTGAATTAAAAAATAAAAAATTTGAAACAAATACCACAATTCTAAAAGAATTTATTACTAAAAATTTTTATAATTTAATTGAGAAAAATGTTTTAAGCAAAATAAAAGAATTAAAAAACAATAATCAAATAGAAAATAAAGAAAACACAAAAACTAAACTATGATGAAATTTAATAAGATCTTATTGTTCAAGCATTAACGATGATGATAAGTTAATTGGTATTTTTACTTTTTTAAAAAAATTTGACAATAAAATAAATTCATTTTATAATGACTTTTTCGAAACATTTCTTTTTGATAAAAATAATTCAAAATCTATTTATATTAAAAATATAATTGATAACAATATCAATAAATTTTTAGAAGAAACAAAATCAATAACTGAACTCGAAGATACAAATTGAGAAGAAAAATATAAAATTGACTTTAATAGTATAAAAAATAAGTTAGAGTACACTGATAAAATTAAAGAAAAAAATAATGATTTAGATATAGAAATAAATAAAGGTAGCTTACCATTTTTAATTACAAAAACTAAAATATATGATTTTTTTACATCTAGACAACTTTCATATAAAATGCCTTTATTCCAAAGAACATATTCATGAGATTCAAACATGATAAAAGGATTATTTGAATCTTTATTAAATGATTTTTTAAATAATAATGAAAGAAAAAATTACTCATTATTAAATAATATAATTTTAGGTCAAAATAATATAAATCAAATAATAATTGATGGACAACAACGTATTACATCATTAATTCTTATTATACTTTCTCTTAAAAAATTAGCAATGAAAATGGATGAAAATGATAATAGCGGTGTACAAGATTATTTAAACCCATTAATTGCAAAAATAGGTGATATGATTCGTTCATTTACACAAAGTGATGAAAACTATAAAGCTATTAATGATATAGTTAATAATCAACTAATTGAAGAAGCAGGGAAAAAAGAAAATATTAAATTTAAAAATACAAGATTTTTTAAAAATTGAAAAGAAATAATTAGATTAGTTGATAAAAAAATTAAATATATAAGTTTTTTAAAAGACTTTTTAAAATATTTATTAGAAAATACCTATTTTATAGTAACTTATATGCCAAATCTTGATGATAAAAAAGCTATAAATATATTTAGTAATTTAAATAAATATAGTAAGAAACTGGGTGTTCTAGACTTATTTAGAAATAAAATTAATGAAATTTTTGGAATAGAATCGGAAGAATATATAAAAACTTACAATGAAACTATTAATTTATATTTTAGAAATTCAATTTCAGATTCATCAAAAGATGAAAATATTTCTTTAATTTTAAATTTTCTTAACAATTTATTAACAATAAATCAATATCAAATAAAAATTGAAGAAATAGACGAAAATTACAGTGATAATATTTCAAACGCTTTCGAAAAAATAGAAGAAATTATAAAAATATATAATAATAATGAATTTAAATTTGCAAAAAAATATGAATCATTTGTAGGTGATTTAATTACTTATTTATGAGAAAATATAATTGAATTTGAATATTGTACTTATGGATCTATTACAGAAATAATAAAAATTATAAAAGACAAAAAAATTTATAACAAAACATTTTCTGCTATTGAACAAATTGCAAATAACTTTTATGAAAAAATAAAGAAATATAGTTATGTTAACTTCCAAATATACCATATATCAAATGGTGGTGCAAAAACAGTTTTTATTCCTCTTATATGAACACTTGCAAAAGAATTTGAAATTTTTGATTTTTCAAAAAAAGAATTAAATGAAAATAAAGTAAAAGAATTTAGCAAATACTTAGCTGAAATTGAAAAATTTTCAGCATTATGAAAAATAAAATTTTCTGGTCAATCATTAACGTTACAAATAAGAAAAATTTGTTTAAAACTAAAAAACGATGATGGAAATTTAATTTCTCCTGAACAATTATATTTAGAATTAGAAAAAACAATTAAAGAACTAACAATTATGTCTAATGCTCAAAAAATAAATGAATTGTATAAAGATTTACAAAATAAATTAAATGCACAAATAGATGAAAGTAATTATAAAAATAAGAAAGACACTATTAATCTACTATATAAAATTGTATTAGCCAAAGTATCATATGGAATTTTGCTAAGAAATCATGAAACACCACAATACTTTACAAAATTTAAATCAAAAGAAGAAAAAAATAATAATACTATAAACTATATTGACTACACTTATGAACATTCATTACCTAAAAAATTAAAACCAGAAGATAAAAAGAGATTAGATTTAATAGGTGTAAAAGAACATGAAATAGAAAATATTGTAAAACAAATTGGTAACGGTTGTTTATTATCCGATTCTGACAATAAATCATTAAAAAATAATTTCAGAAAAAATTATAATTATTTAAATATAAATAATTATTCAGTTGCCGGAGGAAAAACCAATTTTAATAAAATAAACTTTGATCAAACATTATTATCAAATGATGAATTAATTTGATCTAATGAACAAATTGAATTACCAAAAATTATTTCGGTAGAAGATAACAAATATGAAAATTTTAAATCTTTTTCAAACTATATTTTAAATAGATCAAAAGAAATTATAAAAGCTTATATTTCAATATTATTTTATGATTTAAAAAAATAA
- a CDS encoding aquaporin — MMEGYLMGNGIFKYFKVKKEDRLMAQQPKDKKTWIKHIFSEIIGTFYLAFALAGLSIFIPWNNGFKIFEHAFLLSPVILAFVAGFIIVGLALFIFARWSVDLNPSVTLYRWLNGTNTSLYAFVKIIMQIIGAILAGLLIYIIGHFTTKNGVDNFFVYSNQGHDANAYISAIASAKKDWLEFNDQNTSTALASGALWIFFGEMIITAILLFSVFSPRFEGKYRDLMIFFIISLAVLLGLLIGSAALNPARGFSQQLPALFFGLKGKENLDLAQKDLLIATFAMLIGDLVAPFFYALVQGFSDKYVVNFINAVINFKNNKSKNMTTIKEIKEKENK, encoded by the coding sequence ATGATGGAAGGGTACTTAATGGGTAACGGAATTTTTAAATATTTTAAAGTTAAAAAAGAAGATCGTTTAATGGCTCAACAGCCAAAAGACAAAAAAACATGAATAAAACATATTTTTAGTGAAATTATTGGTACATTTTATTTAGCTTTTGCTCTAGCAGGCTTATCAATTTTTATTCCATGAAATAATGGATTTAAAATTTTTGAACACGCTTTCTTATTATCACCAGTTATTTTAGCTTTTGTAGCAGGATTTATAATAGTTGGATTAGCATTATTTATTTTTGCAAGGTGAAGTGTGGATTTAAATCCATCTGTAACACTTTATAGATGATTAAATGGAACAAATACTTCATTATATGCATTTGTTAAAATAATAATGCAAATAATAGGAGCTATTTTAGCAGGGTTATTAATATATATCATTGGTCATTTTACAACAAAAAACGGAGTTGACAATTTCTTTGTTTATTCAAATCAAGGGCATGATGCTAATGCTTATATAAGCGCTATAGCTTCAGCTAAAAAAGATTGATTAGAATTTAACGATCAAAATACTTCAACAGCTTTAGCAAGCGGTGCTTTATGAATTTTCTTTGGAGAAATGATTATTACTGCAATTTTATTATTTTCTGTTTTTTCTCCAAGATTTGAAGGTAAATACAGGGATTTAATGATTTTCTTCATTATTTCATTAGCTGTTCTTTTAGGTTTATTGATAGGATCTGCTGCTCTAAATCCAGCTCGTGGTTTTAGTCAACAATTACCTGCTTTATTCTTTGGTCTTAAAGGAAAAGAAAACTTGGATTTAGCACAAAAAGACTTATTAATTGCTACTTTTGCAATGTTAATTGGTGATTTAGTAGCACCGTTTTTCTATGCCTTAGTTCAAGGATTTAGTGATAAATATGTAGTTAATTTCATTAACGCGGTTATTAACTTTAAAAATAATAAAAGTAAAAATATGACAACAATTAAAGAAATAAAAGAAAAAGAAAATAAATAA
- a CDS encoding MAGa3780 family membrane protein, translated as MKNKFCLWEKIKKSNFSNEFKNWSLGYKLMFFFGIALLIVDIVLLFYYFWYHGSRKLGIIYGSDEITSLFGNKINENVKGDEAFYPHVLAYMWRQTFTFTFISNFMMAITMIITPFKRNNQKSQAWFFATIIYITVTFLIYWTLIFPTSFKKGIWSEPASAIPSLIVHAINPAFGFAVLILLRKDIHIKNNQIWLTSVFVFCYFLFAFITFWIGDVAIQSLNKNQNVKNIEDKYGTVIYPFLNFKKPFFYKGGNLAIVIILDILIFVLSIFLTPALGFIWKASLRQTKKTKKYIQ; from the coding sequence ATGAAAAATAAATTTTGTTTATGAGAAAAAATTAAAAAAAGCAATTTTTCAAATGAATTTAAAAACTGATCTTTAGGATACAAACTTATGTTTTTCTTTGGAATTGCTCTATTAATTGTAGATATAGTTTTACTTTTTTATTACTTTTGATATCATGGTTCAAGAAAACTTGGAATTATATACGGTTCAGATGAAATTACTTCCTTATTTGGAAACAAAATTAATGAAAATGTTAAAGGAGATGAAGCATTTTATCCTCATGTATTAGCATATATGTGAAGGCAAACTTTTACATTTACTTTTATTAGTAATTTTATGATGGCTATAACAATGATTATTACTCCTTTTAAAAGAAATAATCAAAAAAGTCAAGCATGATTTTTTGCAACAATTATTTATATAACTGTTACATTTCTTATTTATTGAACTTTAATATTTCCTACATCATTTAAAAAAGGAATTTGAAGTGAACCTGCAAGTGCAATACCAAGTTTAATTGTTCATGCTATTAATCCTGCTTTTGGTTTTGCTGTATTAATATTATTAAGAAAAGATATTCATATTAAAAACAATCAAATATGATTAACTAGCGTTTTTGTTTTTTGTTACTTCTTATTTGCATTTATAACATTTTGAATTGGTGATGTAGCTATTCAATCATTAAATAAAAATCAAAATGTTAAAAATATAGAAGATAAATACGGAACTGTAATTTACCCATTTTTAAATTTTAAAAAACCTTTCTTCTATAAAGGTGGAAATTTAGCAATAGTTATAATTTTAGATATATTAATTTTTGTTTTATCTATATTTTTAACACCTGCTTTAGGCTTTATTTGAAAAGCATCATTAAGACAAACAAAGAAGACAAAAAAATATATTCAGTAA
- a CDS encoding PTS glucose transporter subunit IIA produces MGIKKFFSNIFKKNKKIKKVEVSNLTRDLVDAFGGISNILGCYNCAVRLRYDVRDTSLVNEEKLRELGATEVIFIGKRHVQARFGEPAEQYNLDVKNSLETLKAEAGKLINVKEINLLNEKIDENTNKKDELIVYAPVSGQRFDLDSLDNLAFSKLGSGYALKIDENLPKLNIYAPISGKIVVGYPSKHAYGIQNKNGLEVLLHIGTNTNKLNGLGFESNIKLNDEVKQGQLIATLDLSKVKELNLDPSVIVIVTSLEHKKNLLKNLSLIEVKENSEWFKVLE; encoded by the coding sequence ATGGGTATTAAAAAATTTTTTTCAAATATTTTCAAAAAAAATAAAAAAATAAAAAAAGTAGAGGTTTCTAACTTAACAAGAGATTTGGTTGACGCTTTTGGTGGAATATCAAATATTTTAGGCTGTTATAATTGTGCTGTTAGATTAAGATATGATGTGCGCGATACTTCATTAGTAAATGAAGAAAAATTAAGAGAATTAGGTGCTACAGAAGTTATTTTTATTGGTAAAAGACATGTACAGGCTCGTTTTGGAGAACCTGCTGAACAATATAACTTAGATGTTAAAAATTCATTAGAAACACTTAAAGCTGAAGCTGGTAAATTAATTAATGTAAAAGAAATTAATTTATTAAATGAAAAAATTGATGAAAACACGAATAAAAAAGACGAATTAATTGTTTATGCACCTGTAAGTGGACAAAGATTTGATTTAGATTCACTTGATAATTTAGCTTTTAGTAAATTAGGATCAGGATATGCTTTAAAAATAGACGAAAATTTACCTAAATTAAATATTTACGCCCCAATTAGTGGAAAAATTGTTGTTGGTTATCCAAGCAAACATGCTTATGGAATACAAAACAAAAATGGTTTAGAAGTTTTACTTCACATTGGAACAAATACAAATAAACTAAATGGTTTAGGTTTTGAATCAAATATTAAATTAAATGATGAAGTAAAACAAGGACAATTAATAGCGACATTAGATTTATCAAAAGTAAAAGAATTAAATTTAGATCCTAGTGTAATTGTTATTGTTACTAGTTTAGAACATAAAAAGAATTTACTTAAAAACCTTTCTTTAATTGAAGTTAAGGAAAACTCAGAATGATTTAAAGTACTTGAGTAA
- a CDS encoding DNA cytosine methyltransferase — protein sequence MKNNKKINILETFSGIGAQNKAIQKINKKEDFFKIVATSDWDARANIAYAAMHHNLNDNFEKILINNKLNNENEINTFLSKYTISLDSKKESILKSKDIIFKKYLAASIILANNQVDITKLDPKIIDKENIELITYSFPCQGLSVANMGRAKGIIDENSTSSLIWQIYRILKESTKKPKYLIMENVKNLLSKKFKNQYIKWIKVLSDFGYKTFTTTINGINTGAIQKRERVFALSIKKEIKTPFIDDKSFSDYIKKITDSKKLDKKELEKYFNNVFNFDLNNKENIEAAINDTPSRRKMINSEKIIDKTNSFIINTVTTKQDRIPTTGIISFNANLPNKLNYRFITPREAYKLMGFSDEDFNKLIPLYDKKILTKESLYRQAGNSILVEAIENIFEVVYKIEKGEW from the coding sequence ATGAAAAATAACAAAAAAATAAATATTTTAGAAACTTTTTCAGGAATAGGCGCACAAAATAAAGCAATACAAAAAATAAATAAGAAAGAAGATTTTTTTAAAATTGTAGCAACATCTGATTGAGATGCAAGAGCAAACATTGCCTACGCAGCTATGCATCATAATTTAAATGATAATTTTGAAAAAATATTAATTAATAATAAATTAAATAACGAAAATGAAATTAACACTTTTCTATCCAAATATACTATTTCATTAGATTCTAAAAAAGAATCAATTTTAAAATCAAAAGACATAATATTTAAAAAATATTTAGCAGCATCAATAATTTTGGCTAATAATCAAGTAGATATAACAAAATTAGATCCTAAAATTATTGATAAAGAAAATATTGAACTAATTACTTACTCTTTTCCTTGTCAAGGTTTATCAGTTGCAAATATGGGTAGAGCAAAAGGGATAATTGATGAAAATTCAACATCAAGTTTAATATGACAAATATATAGAATACTAAAAGAATCAACAAAAAAACCTAAATACTTAATAATGGAAAATGTAAAAAATTTATTAAGTAAAAAATTCAAAAACCAATATATAAAATGAATAAAAGTTTTAAGTGATTTTGGATATAAAACTTTTACAACAACGATAAACGGAATAAATACTGGAGCTATACAAAAAAGAGAAAGAGTTTTTGCTTTAAGTATAAAAAAAGAAATAAAAACTCCGTTTATAGATGATAAAAGTTTTAGCGATTATATTAAAAAAATAACTGATAGCAAAAAATTAGACAAAAAGGAATTAGAAAAATATTTTAATAATGTTTTTAATTTTGATTTAAATAATAAAGAAAATATTGAAGCAGCAATAAATGATACACCTTCTAGAAGAAAAATGATTAATAGTGAAAAAATTATAGATAAGACAAACTCATTCATAATAAACACAGTAACAACAAAACAAGATAGAATACCGACAACAGGAATTATTTCTTTTAATGCAAATTTACCAAATAAGCTTAATTATAGATTTATAACTCCAAGAGAAGCCTATAAACTTATGGGTTTTAGTGATGAAGATTTTAATAAATTAATTCCACTATATGATAAAAAAATATTAACAAAAGAATCTTTATATAGACAAGCAGGTAATTCTATATTAGTAGAAGCTATAGAAAATATATTTGAGGTTGTATATAAAATAGAAAAGGGAGAATGATAA
- the tpiA gene encoding triose-phosphate isomerase: MEKLIIIGNWKMNKTFTESMEFIINFKKAYKKALKVKNNIGLRNNIFAIAPSHCNLSSYFINKVPELKLASQNMSSHEEGAYTGEISAKMLQDLNVNFSIIGHSERRRYHLQHESDSSMNKKIQQAIKYNITPVICVGESAEDHEEGKTKESISRQLKVLLNEVNIDKVIIAYEPIWAIGTGRIPTNEQISKVCGLIKELVNYNIPVLYGGSVNENNILNLTKCDNLNGFLVGNSSLDVEKFIKLISVTK; the protein is encoded by the coding sequence ATGGAAAAATTAATTATAATCGGAAATTGAAAAATGAATAAAACATTTACAGAATCAATGGAATTTATTATAAATTTTAAAAAAGCTTATAAAAAAGCTTTAAAAGTAAAAAATAATATTGGTTTGAGAAATAATATTTTTGCAATTGCTCCATCACATTGTAATTTATCTTCTTATTTTATTAACAAAGTGCCAGAATTAAAATTAGCAAGCCAAAATATGTCTAGTCATGAAGAAGGTGCTTACACTGGTGAAATTAGCGCAAAAATGTTGCAAGATTTAAATGTTAACTTTTCAATAATTGGTCACTCAGAAAGAAGAAGATATCATTTGCAACATGAAAGTGATTCTTCGATGAATAAAAAAATTCAACAAGCAATAAAATATAATATAACACCTGTTATTTGTGTTGGAGAATCAGCTGAAGATCATGAAGAAGGAAAAACGAAAGAATCAATAAGTAGACAATTAAAAGTTTTACTTAATGAAGTTAATATTGATAAAGTAATAATAGCTTATGAACCAATTTGAGCAATTGGCACAGGAAGAATTCCAACAAATGAACAAATAAGTAAAGTTTGCGGTCTAATTAAAGAATTAGTTAATTATAATATACCTGTTTTATATGGTGGAAGTGTAAATGAAAATAATATTTTAAATTTAACTAAATGTGATAATTTAAATGGTTTTTTGGTTGGAAATTCTAGTTTAGATGTCGAAAAATTTATTAAATTAATTAGTGTTACTAAATAA
- the msrA gene encoding peptide-methionine (S)-S-oxide reductase MsrA, whose translation MIKFYKLNNNKLIFFKKEVSIKKEIVLAGGCFWGMEAYFKKINGVEKTIVAYTNGKTPNTNYEFVKLTNHTESLYIQYEDEKIRLAEILTRFINLIDPYSLNKQGNDIGTQYRSGIYFFDEKSKKITKNVIKQFEKTNGKKVVLEFENVNNFVIAEEYHQNYLEKNPGGYCHINVSSLYLPFDKTNDNLFLKTESSIDINNSKKGLYLDKVTNQALFMSNDLISNTNNFIFFKKPITTDAVFIRDEKIYSNISKSEIGILENNFYKINKNKLTFLDFNNLNNTFHEQYIPFFEE comes from the coding sequence ATGATAAAATTTTATAAACTAAATAATAATAAATTAATTTTTTTTAAAAAGGAGGTTAGTATTAAAAAAGAAATAGTTTTAGCAGGCGGTTGTTTTTGAGGGATGGAAGCATATTTTAAAAAAATAAATGGTGTTGAAAAAACAATTGTAGCTTACACGAATGGAAAAACACCGAATACGAATTATGAATTTGTTAAATTAACTAATCATACTGAATCTCTTTACATACAATATGAAGATGAAAAAATAAGGTTAGCCGAAATTTTAACAAGATTTATTAATTTAATAGATCCTTATTCATTAAATAAACAAGGGAATGATATAGGGACTCAATATCGTAGTGGTATTTATTTTTTTGATGAAAAATCTAAAAAAATAACAAAAAACGTTATAAAACAATTTGAAAAAACTAATGGAAAAAAAGTTGTTTTAGAATTTGAAAATGTAAATAATTTTGTAATAGCTGAAGAATATCATCAAAATTATTTGGAAAAAAATCCTGGTGGTTATTGCCATATTAATGTTTCTAGTTTATATTTGCCTTTTGACAAGACCAATGATAATTTATTCTTGAAAACTGAAAGTAGCATTGATATAAATAATTCTAAAAAAGGACTTTATCTTGACAAAGTTACAAATCAAGCTTTATTTATGTCAAATGATTTAATTTCAAATACTAATAATTTTATATTTTTTAAAAAGCCAATAACAACTGATGCTGTTTTTATAAGAGATGAGAAAATTTATTCAAATATTTCAAAAAGTGAAATAGGTATCTTAGAAAATAATTTTTATAAGATTAATAAAAATAAATTAACTTTTTTAGATTTTAATAATTTAAATAATACTTTTCACGAACAATATATTCCATTTTTTGAAGAATAA